In a genomic window of Gossypium arboreum isolate Shixiya-1 chromosome 7, ASM2569848v2, whole genome shotgun sequence:
- the LOC108469676 gene encoding trihelix transcription factor GTL2-like codes for MHPIKYGAHHHHHHHHHLQQQQFMEDDDASSSASIFFISNPHNHQQQPVFPYPSQQHNKQHENPVTHQLFHHQFQPFQHPEPVHHHSQQQQQPFLAVNFKLGLNENSGKKEAALPLNHQQNGATFLHGNEQQQQHSLFLPRCLPPQEDFPIKEPFWKPLNRCDDRQCSADGAKMIEGTKYNKVLQQPGQSTSERSRNLDSKYGLFGELEAIYGLGKRGEAAQAGSGSALTGENSPANVGPSMNLTKFQEHDVVGANGGGGNVVATGVDHGSEASIGKEASLRKVQKKKRKMKMKEQLSSMVVFFESLVKQVTDHQECLHKRFLQFIERMEKERSVKEESWRQQEAEKHNREAVARAHEQALASSREALIVSYLEKITGESINLPGKTPLQQPGNAMEPFNGVKVDNSIRWPIAEVEALIQVRCDLESKFREPGLKGPVWEQVSSLMSSFGYQRSAQKCKEKWENINKYFRKSKESGKKRSQKSKTCSYFDQLGQLYSRIPITCPTSPTPLINNDIEVQKQGDSDFLEAYLPERDLVTAQVNISGNLKDSEMNIPKLDFDGIVGENVAEGSKVKYNESHESELDGDDNDSDKGE; via the exons ATGCATCCCATCAAATATGGTGCCCATCATCaccaccatcatcatcatcatctacaACAACAGCAATTCATGGAGGATGATGATGCTTCTTCATCCGCTTCAATTTTCTTCATTTCCAATCCTCATAATCACCAACAACAACCTGTTTTCCCTTACCCTTCTCAACAACATAATAAACAACATGAAAATCCAGTTACCCATCAGCTTTTCCACCATCAGTTTCAACCATTTCAACACCCAGAACCTGTTCATCATCATagtcaacaacaacaacaaccctTTTTGGCTGTTAATTTCAAGTTGGGTCTTAACGAAAACAGTGGGAAAAAAGAGGCTGCTTTACCTTTGAATCATCAGCAAAATGGTGCTACTTTTCTCCATGGAAATGAGCAACAGCAACAACATTCCCTTTTCTTGCCCCGTTGTTTGCCTCCTCAAGAAGATTTTCCCATCAAAGAACCCTTTTG GAAGCCCTTAAACAGATGTGATGATAGGCAGTGTAGTGCAGATGGAGCTAAAATGATAGAGGGGACTAAGTACAACAAAGTTTTGCAACAACCTGGTCAATCTACAAGTGAGAGAAGCAGGAATTTGGATAGTAAATATGGACTGTTTGGTGAGCTTGAAGCAATTTATGGACTTGGAAAGCGTGGAGAAGCTGCTCAAGCTGGTTCAGGGTCTGCTCTCACAGGCGAGAATTCGCCTGCAAATGTTGGCCCTTCCATGAACTTAACTAAGTTTCAAGAGCATGACGTAGTAGGTGCCAATGGTGGGGGTGGTAATGTTGTTGCTACTGGGGTTGATCATGGATCCGAAGCTTCTATTGGGAAAGAAGCTTCATTAAGGAAGGTTcaaaagaagaagaggaagatGAAAATGAAGGAGCAATTGAGTTCAATGGTTGTGTTTTTCGAGAGCTTGGTGAAGCAAGTGACTGACCATCAAGAGTGTCTCCATAAAAGGTTCTTGCAATTTATTGAAAGAATGGAGAAAGAAAGGTCAGTGAAAGAAGAATCATGGAGGCAACAAGAGGCTGAAAAACACAATAGGGAAGCCGTTGCAAGGGCACATGAACAAGCTTTAGCTTCAAGTAGAGAAGCTCTTATAGTTTCCTATTTGGAGAAAATTACAGGTGAAAGCATCAATCTTCCTGGAAAGACTCCATTACAGCAACCTGGAAATGCAATGGAACCCTTCAATGGAGTGAAAGTTGATAACAGTATCAGGTGGCCTATAGCTGAAGTTGAGGCCTTGATTCAAGTGAGATGTGACTTAGAATCAAAGTTTCGAGAACCTGGATTAAAAGGACCTGTTTGGGAACAAGTGAGCTCTTTGATGTCTTCCTTTGGTTATCAAAGAAGTGCCCAAAAATGCAAAGAAAAGTGGGAAAACATAAACAAGTATTtcaggaaaagcaaagaaagtgGTAAGAAACGTTCTCAAAAATCAAAAACATGCAGTTATTTTGATCAATTGGGTCAGCTTTACTCAAGAATACCCATTACTTGTCCCACTTCACCAACACCTTTGATTAACAATGACATTGAGGTACAAAAGCAAGGTGATTCAGACTTTTTAGAAGCCTATCTTCCTGAGAGAGACCTTGTCACTGCACAAGTAAACATTAGTGGGAACCTTAAAGATTCTGAAATGAACATCCCAAAATTGGATTTTGATGGCATAGTTGGTGAGAATGTAGCAGAAGGAAGCAAGGTAAAGTACAATGAAAGCCATGAAAGTGAACTAGATGGTGATGATAATGACAGTGATAAGGGAGAATGA
- the LOC108454800 gene encoding F-box/LRR-repeat protein 15-like, with translation MRIWCCLWFIDDEEEGNRPGGNMKEGFLANVDGFEGNIVNDDDDDDREEREEGEEEEAPSTVAVSAAAAAQFSLTLNRRRQGEEGSLLFEEMVSAMRCGGSWDDPTWRPLNRCSRLSEGETSASASTAVEVCDNHDSYHKRAKVYSGFHENTSCPSTGRDYNISQGSSNSSNNGLFDHNFILNDGSDGHPFDGNGGIDEKHEGGLRAEDFEIRMDLTDDLLHMVFSFLDHCNLCHAAMVCRQWRAASAHEDFWRCLNFENRNISLEQFEDMCQRYPNATEVNLSGTPNMHLLVMRAVSSLRNIEALTLGRGQLGDVFFHALVECSMLRSLDVNDAILGNGVQEIPINHDRLCDLKVTKCRVMRISIRCPQLKSLSLKRSNMAQVALNCPLLNLLDISACHKLTDAAIRSAVTSCPQLESLDMSNCSCVSDETLREIAHSCANLHVLNSSYCPNISLESVRLPMLTVLKLDNCEGITSASMAAIAHSYMLEELELDNCHMLTSVSLDLPRLQKIRLVHCRKFADLNVQCSMLSSVMVSNCTALHRISISSNSLQKLALQKQENLTMLALQCQCLQEVDLTDCASLTNSICNVFSDGGGCPMLKSLVLDNCESLTAVQLSSTSLVSLSLVGCRAITTLDLACPCLEKICLDGCDHLERASFCPAALRSLNLGICPKLNMLRIDAPCMVSLELKGCGVLSEGSINCPLLTSLDASFCSQLKDDCLSATTASCPLIESLILMSCPSIGSDGLFSLRWLPNLTTLDLSYTFLTNLQPVFESCLQLKVLKLQACKYLADSSLEPLYKEGALRELRDLDLSYGTLCQSAIEELLAYCTHLTHVSLNGCINMHDLNWGSTGGGFESLNGSSMFPFENMNDSIEQPNRLLQNLNCVGCPNIRKVLIPPAARCFHLSSLNLSLSVNLKEVDLACYNLSFLNLSNCCSLEILKLGCPRLTSLFLQSCNIEEETVETAISQCSMLETLDVRFCPKICSMNMGRLRAVCPSLKRIFSSLSSA, from the exons ATGAGGATTTGGTGCTGCCTATGGTTTATCGACGACGAAGAGGAAGGTAATCGACCGGGAGGAAACATGAAGGAAGGTTTTTTAGCAAATGTCGACGGTTTTGAGGGGAATATCGTGAATGACGACGACGACGATGACCGCGAGGAACGAGAAGAAGGGGAAGAGGAAGAAGCCCCCTCTACTGTCGCTGTCTCCGCCGCGGCGGCGGCTCAATTTTCCTTAACCCTAAACAGGCGAAGACAAGGAGAAGAAGGGTCGTTGTTGTTTGAAGAAATGGTCTCCGCCATGAGATGCGGTGGGAGCTGGGACGATCCTACGTGGCGCCCTTTGAACCGGTGCTCGCGTCTTTCCGAAGGTGAGACTAGCGCCTCCGCTTCGACTGCCGTTGAAGTTTGTGACAACCACGATTCGTACCATAAGCGAGCCAAAGTGTACTCCGGTTTTCA TGAGAACACGTCTTGCCCTTCGACAGGGAGAGATTACAACATTAGCCAAGGCTCTTCGAATTCATCTAATAATGGGTTATTTGATCATAATTTCATTTTGAATGATGGGAGCGATGGGCATCCTTTTGATGGAAATGGTGGGATAGATGAGAAACATGAGGGTGGTTTGAGGGCGGAAGATTTCGAAATACGAATGGATCTGACTGATGATTTATTGCATATG GTGTTCTCATTCTTGGACCATTGTAATCTTTGTCATGCTGCTATGGTTTGTAGGCAGTGGCGAGCAGCTAGTGCTCATGAGGATTTCTGGAggtgtttgaattttgaaaacaggaaTATATCTCTTGAACAAT TTGAGGACATGTGTCAACGGTATCCAAATGCTACTGAAGTGAATCTCAGTGGCACTCCTAATATGCACCTGCTTGTTATGAGAGCTGTCTCATCTTTACG AAATATCGAGGCTTTAACATTGGGAAGAGGGCAACTAGGAGATGTTTTTTTCCATGCGTTGGTAGAGTGTAGTATGTTACGGAGTTTGGATGTGAATGATGCTATTCTTGGAAATGGTGTTCAAGAAATACCTATTAACCATGATCGATTGTGTGATCTGAAAGTAACAAAATGCCGTGTGATGCGAATATCTATCAG GTGCCCACAATTAAAAAGTTTGTCTTTGAAACGTAGTAACATGGCTCAGGTGGCCCTGAATTGCCCTCTTTTAAATCTGCTTGACATAAGCGCATGCCACAAACTTACAGATGCAGCTATTCGTTCGGCAGTGACTTCTTGCCCCCAGTTAGAATCTTTAGACATGTCAAATTGTTCTTGTGTTAGTGATGAAACATTGCGTGAGATAGCTCACAGTTGCGCTAATCTCCATGTTTTGAATTCTTCCTATTGTCCTAACATATCACTCGAG TCTGTAAGATTGCCAATGTTAACAGTTCTTAAGCTTGACAACTGCGAGGGTATCACATCAGCCTCAATGGCAGCAATAGCTCATAGTTATATGTTGGAG GAGTTGGAGCTTGATAATTGCCACATGTTAACGTCAGTGTCACTGGATCTTCCTCGTTTGCAGAAAATTCGATTGGTTCACTGTCGAAA ATTTGCTGACTTGAATGTACAATGTTCCATGCTATCATCTGTAATGGTGTCCAATTGCACTGCTCTCCATCGCATTAGCATCAGTTCAAATTCACTTCAA AAACTAGCATTGCAGAAGCAGGAGAATTTGACGATGTTGGCCCTGCAATGTCAATGTTTGCAAGAAGTTGATCTTACAGATTGTGCATCTTTGACAAATTCCATATGTAATGTATTTAGTGATGGGGGTGGTTGCCCTATGCTAAAATCATTGGTTCTGGATAACTGCGAG AGCTTGACAGCAGTGCAGTTGTCCAGTACATCTTTAGTCAGTCTTTCTCTGGTTGGGTGTCGTGCTATTACTACTCTAGATCTTGCATGTCCTTGTCTTGAGAAAATCTGCTTAGATGGGTGTGATCATCTCGAAAGAGCATCATTTTGTCCT GCTGCTCTTCGGTCACTTAATCTTGGAATATGCCCCAAATTGAACATGCTCAGAATTGATGCTCCATGTATGGTGTCTCTTGAGTTGAAAGGATGTGGTGTATTATCTGAAGGATCAATAAATTGTCCTCTATTGACATCTCTTGATGCATCCTTTTGCAG CCAACTCAAGGATGATTGCTTATCTGCAACCACTGCTTCCTGCCCTCTTATTGAGTCACTAATATTGATGTCTTGCCCATCTATTGGTTCTGATGGTCTTTTCTCTTTGCGCTGGCTTCCAAATTTAACTACACTTGATTTGTCTTACACCTTTTTGACGAATTTGCAGCCAGTTTTTGAGTCTTGTTTGCAGCTCAAG GTGTTAAAATTACAAGCATGCAAGTATCTGGCGGACTCATCATTGGAGCCCCTTTACAAGGAAGGTGCTTTACGAGAACTCCGGGATTTGGACTTGTCATATGGTACCCTGTGCCAGTCTGCCATAGAGGAGCTTCTTGCTTATTGCACACATCTTACCCATGTGAGCTTGAATGGATGCATAAATATGCATGACCTAAATTGGGGTTCTACTGGTGGTGGATTTGAATCACTTAACGGATCTAGCATGTTTCCTTTTGAGAACATGAATGACTCAATTGAGCAACCAAATCGTTTACTGCAGAACCTCAATTGCGTAGGTTGTCCAAATATTAGGAAGGTGCTCATCCCACCAGCTGCGCGTTGTTTCCACTTATCATCCCTAAATCTTTCTTTGTCAGTCAATTTAAAGGAAGTTGACCTTGCTTGTTACAATTTGTCCTTTCTTAACCTAAG CAATTGTTGCTCTTTGGAAATTTTGAAGCTTGGGTGTCCTAGACTGACCAGTCTGTTTCTTCAG TCCTGCAACATAGAGGAAGAAACCGTTGAAACTGCTATATCACAGTGTAGCATGCTGGAGACTTTGGATGTTCGCTTTTGTCCAAAG ATTTGCTCGATGAATATGGGGAGGTTACGTGCAGTTTGTCCGAGTTTGAAGCGTATATTTAGTAGCTTGTCATCTGCATGA
- the LOC108470263 gene encoding uncharacterized protein LOC108470263, with protein sequence MLLCWTGHNRRLPFSSLSSAKPKQYSIRSAVSPPEWRESRRSVSISLFLSHLLLAPKHAIAGNFLDKYVKKKKLDPLEVYVPAVILTQLQIKDLEKTLEVDDKPEYATCRSLLRSGPAASLRVNIRAVAQYASDAGNGENAFKDVDQCLRALEELDSLFLHASRNEPDASVKVMKAKIGTALNALDSLLQTVPSDVLNQGKEIADAYRAPDDEDMKQPEELDPDLKQLESIL encoded by the exons ATGTTGTTGTGTTGGACCGGCCACAATCGGCGGCTACCCTTTTCTTCGCTTTCCTCCGCCAAACCTAAGCAATACTCCATCAGGTCCGCCGTGTCACCACCGGAATGGCGGGAGAGCCGGCGGTCGGTTTCTATATCTCTGTTTCTATCTCACTTGCTCCTTGCACCTAAAC ATGCGATTGCAGGTAACTTCTTGGATAAATACGTGAAAAA GAAAAAGCTGGATCCGCTTGAGGTTTATGTGCCTGCTGTTATATTGACTCAATTACAAATTAAAGACCTGG AGAAAACTTTAGAAGTTGATGATAAACCGGAATATGCAACCTGCAGATCCCTGCTACGTTCTGGTCCGGCTGCATCTCTTCGTGTAAATATACGAGCT GTGGCACAATATGCTTCTGATGCTGGAAATGGTGAAAACGCTTTCAAAGACGTGGATCAATGTCTCAG GGCATTGGAGGAACTAGATTCCTTGTTTCTACATGCATCAAGAAATGAACCAGATGCTTCAGTAAAAGTCATGAAAGCAAAGATTGGTACTGCCCTCAATGCCCTCGACAG CCTGCTTCAAACTGTTCCATCCGATGTATTAAATCAAGGCAAGGAAATTGCTGATGCTTATAGAGCCCCTGATGATGAAGACATGAAGCAACCTGAGGAGCTAGATCCGGATCTGAAGCAATTGGAATCAATTCTATAA